One Methanocaldococcus infernus ME DNA segment encodes these proteins:
- a CDS encoding DsrE/DsrF/TusD sulfur relay family protein, with translation MKVTVVITSAPYGRERAYSALRFALTSLLEGLEVNIFLIEDGVYVAKKGQDPSEVPNYLDLLKNAIELGAKVKACGPCCKARGLKEEDLIEGVELATMHDLVSFVKESDKVISF, from the coding sequence ATGAAGGTTACTGTTGTTATAACCTCTGCTCCTTATGGTAGGGAGAGAGCTTACTCAGCCTTAAGGTTTGCTCTAACTTCTCTATTAGAAGGGTTGGAAGTAAATATCTTCCTAATTGAAGATGGAGTTTATGTTGCTAAGAAGGGACAAGATCCTTCAGAGGTTCCTAACTACTTGGATTTATTAAAAAATGCCATTGAACTTGGAGCTAAGGTTAAGGCCTGTGGTCCTTGTTGTAAGGCAAGAGGGTTAAAAGAAGAGGATCTTATTGAAGGTGTTGAATTGGCAACAATGCATGACCTTGTTAGCTTTGTAAAAGAGAGTGACAAAGTTATCTCATTTTAA
- a CDS encoding MJ0307 family thioredoxin, whose protein sequence is MVKVEVFTSPMCPHCPAAKRVVEEVAKEMPIEVEYIDVTQNPQKAMEYGIMAVPTIVIDGEIEFIGAPTKEALIEAIKKRL, encoded by the coding sequence ATGGTTAAGGTAGAAGTTTTCACATCCCCAATGTGTCCTCACTGTCCAGCAGCTAAGAGAGTTGTTGAAGAAGTAGCTAAAGAGATGCCTATAGAGGTTGAATATATTGATGTTACTCAAAACCCTCAGAAGGCTATGGAATATGGAATTATGGCTGTTCCTACAATAGTTATAGATGGAGAGATAGAGTTTATAGGAGCACCTACAAAGGAGGCATTAATAGAAGCTATAAAGAAGAGACTCTAA
- a CDS encoding YeeE/YedE thiosulfate transporter family protein, giving the protein MLHVIGTFIFGIILGYLFQRARMCFIGGMRDLYLIRDTWLIKGLFGFFIGALIGYIIFSAIGKIPAFPWFVAKGLTPIPGDPLGAKGSLIGHLILAIIGGFGVGFFSVIQGGCPLRNYVMAAEGNKTAMAYIVGLCVGAIIFHTVVAPLVKMLLL; this is encoded by the coding sequence ATGCTTCATGTCATAGGAACTTTTATTTTTGGGATAATATTGGGCTATCTCTTCCAAAGGGCAAGGATGTGCTTTATTGGAGGGATGAGAGATCTATATCTAATTAGAGATACTTGGCTAATTAAGGGACTTTTTGGTTTCTTCATTGGAGCTTTGATAGGTTATATAATATTTAGTGCTATTGGAAAAATTCCTGCTTTCCCATGGTTTGTAGCAAAAGGCTTAACTCCAATTCCAGGAGATCCTTTAGGAGCAAAAGGTTCTTTAATTGGCCATCTAATTTTAGCCATTATAGGAGGCTTTGGAGTGGGCTTTTTCTCAGTTATCCAAGGGGGCTGTCCATTAAGAAACTATGTAATGGCTGCTGAGGGAAATAAGACAGCTATGGCTTATATAGTTGGGCTGTGTGTTGGAGCTATTATCTTCCATACTGTTGTAGCTCCACTTGTTAAAATGCTCTTATTATAA
- a CDS encoding cytochrome c yields the protein MRISPLVAGLIGGFVAALLQAFFNVFPPPAYGVCIACHTRDLVNWIVNNLFGSNLGLAPVSKAFPVLTVVGIFIGAFIAANAHKEFKLKETHNPIVGFVLGILVIIFALLMGGCPLRETIRTAYGDIIAFISLIAMFIGVIVASEVYLKRKAW from the coding sequence ATGAGAATCTCTCCATTAGTTGCTGGGCTCATAGGAGGCTTTGTAGCTGCTTTGTTACAAGCATTCTTTAATGTCTTCCCCCCTCCAGCTTATGGAGTTTGTATAGCATGTCATACAAGAGATTTAGTTAATTGGATTGTTAATAATTTATTTGGAAGTAATTTAGGCTTAGCTCCTGTTTCTAAAGCCTTTCCAGTTTTAACAGTTGTTGGCATATTCATAGGAGCCTTTATAGCAGCCAATGCTCATAAGGAGTTTAAATTAAAAGAAACTCACAACCCTATAGTTGGCTTTGTTTTAGGAATCTTAGTTATTATCTTTGCCCTACTAATGGGAGGTTGTCCATTGAGAGAAACAATAAGAACAGCTTATGGAGATATTATAGCTTTCATAAGTTTAATAGCCATGTTCATTGGGGTTATAGTTGCAAGTGAGGTTTATCTAAAAAGAAAGGCTTGGTGA
- a CDS encoding cyclophilin-like fold protein, with translation MKRIKIKFKDFEIEAELYEELAPKTVRKILEGLPIKGIVNRWGDEIYFETEVIVDEEENSKEVVELGDIAYWIPGRAICLFFGKTPISDDKIRPASAVNVIGKIINIEKYIDKLREVKDGEVVEVRSDAQ, from the coding sequence ATTAAGAGAATAAAGATAAAATTTAAAGACTTTGAGATTGAGGCTGAGCTTTATGAAGAGCTTGCTCCAAAGACAGTTAGGAAAATATTGGAAGGTCTTCCTATTAAAGGAATAGTTAATAGATGGGGAGATGAGATATATTTTGAAACTGAGGTTATTGTTGATGAGGAAGAAAATTCTAAAGAAGTTGTTGAGCTTGGAGACATTGCCTACTGGATCCCTGGGAGAGCTATTTGCCTATTCTTTGGGAAGACCCCAATAAGTGATGATAAAATAAGGCCTGCAAGTGCTGTTAATGTTATAGGAAAAATAATTAACATAGAAAAATATATTGATAAATTAAGAGAAGTTAAAGATGGAGAAGTTGTTGAAGTTAGAAGTGATGCTCAATGA
- a CDS encoding NAD(P)H-hydrate dehydratase, with protein sequence MIIAGTLPIKGLDLVRGKPRLEGNKLILNNLEIPISMGTSTLIASAIKTLEYFGENELEVITAGDIGEGDGSLKIYNELKEVNDDLLVIHYIKPKISKIREIDFSPKIIADAGGMYAAKAANIGDKFFLFLPDVGELSFLADEKAYHPAYVRGFISEVDDREVPKLIERAYKNVKMPKYLVVKGEKDYVVSEGKIIKTIEEPKIEAMECIGGTGDSLTGIISSLISLNFKPEEACILGCKVNRVLGEISEVKPDTKIETLIKNIPKALKILKI encoded by the coding sequence ATGATCATAGCTGGAACTTTGCCAATAAAAGGCTTAGACTTAGTTAGAGGAAAACCAAGGTTAGAGGGAAATAAATTAATCTTAAATAACTTGGAGATTCCAATATCTATGGGTACTTCTACACTTATAGCAAGTGCTATAAAAACCTTAGAATACTTTGGAGAGAATGAGTTAGAGGTTATAACTGCTGGAGATATAGGAGAAGGAGATGGAAGCTTAAAGATTTACAATGAGTTGAAGGAAGTTAATGATGACTTGTTAGTTATTCATTACATAAAGCCAAAGATCTCAAAGATTAGGGAGATAGACTTTTCTCCAAAGATTATAGCTGATGCTGGAGGAATGTATGCTGCTAAGGCTGCAAATATTGGAGATAAATTTTTTCTCTTCCTTCCAGATGTTGGAGAACTCTCTTTCTTAGCTGATGAAAAAGCATATCATCCAGCATATGTTAGAGGCTTCATCTCTGAAGTTGATGATAGGGAAGTTCCTAAGCTAATTGAGAGAGCTTACAAAAATGTAAAGATGCCAAAATACTTAGTTGTTAAGGGAGAAAAAGACTATGTTGTTAGTGAGGGAAAGATTATTAAAACTATTGAAGAGCCTAAGATAGAAGCTATGGAGTGTATAGGAGGAACTGGAGACAGCTTAACAGGAATTATTTCCTCTTTAATTTCTCTCAACTTTAAGCCAGAAGAGGCCTGTATTTTGGGGTGTAAAGTAAATAGAGTTTTAGGAGAAATAAGTGAAGTGAAGCCTGATACAAAAATTGAAACTTTAATAAAAAATATTCCAAAAGCTTTAAAAATTTTAAAGATTTAA
- a CDS encoding DUF190 domain-containing protein, protein MKLLKIYIREGDKYEGEPLYKYIIRVLKENNISGATVVKGIYGYGERGISDFNILSLSVDLPIIVEAVDEDEKIKKVFKKIKEILGKNGLAIIISCEK, encoded by the coding sequence GTGAAGCTCTTAAAGATTTATATAAGAGAGGGAGATAAGTATGAAGGTGAGCCCTTATATAAATACATAATAAGGGTTTTAAAAGAAAATAACATTTCAGGAGCTACAGTAGTAAAGGGAATTTATGGCTATGGAGAAAGAGGAATTTCAGACTTTAACATCTTATCCTTATCTGTAGATTTGCCAATTATTGTTGAAGCTGTTGATGAAGATGAGAAGATAAAGAAAGTTTTTAAAAAGATTAAGGAAATCTTAGGGAAAAATGGGTTAGCAATAATAATAAGTTGTGAGAAGTGA
- a CDS encoding DUF3343 domain-containing protein, protein MILEKVKSLFSKREDSKEGKGLIIFKSVKDAMKAEKVLKDFNIRVVAPPPEIREGCDLAIEYELVDEIGIKRILKENKIEPLRFISLNDYSLKPLELVKVKYIGNFVMVRCGNMKITLNREGKIVNISGGGCPDVPYLSLKLLGKNIYNSEEPKDIGYSLCAYTLQKAFERAREEVKKLRE, encoded by the coding sequence ATGATCTTGGAAAAAGTTAAATCTCTATTTTCAAAAAGAGAAGATAGTAAAGAAGGAAAGGGATTAATTATTTTTAAAAGTGTTAAAGATGCTATGAAAGCTGAGAAGGTGTTAAAGGATTTTAATATAAGGGTTGTAGCTCCTCCTCCAGAGATTAGAGAGGGATGTGACTTAGCTATAGAGTATGAGTTAGTTGATGAAATAGGGATTAAAAGAATACTGAAAGAGAATAAAATAGAGCCTTTAAGGTTTATCTCTTTAAATGACTACTCTTTAAAGCCTTTAGAGCTTGTTAAGGTTAAATATATTGGAAACTTTGTTATGGTTAGATGTGGGAATATGAAAATAACCCTCAATAGAGAAGGGAAGATAGTCAATATCTCTGGTGGAGGTTGTCCAGATGTTCCTTATCTATCTTTGAAGTTGTTGGGAAAAAATATTTACAATAGTGAAGAGCCTAAGGATATTGGATATTCTCTCTGTGCATATACACTTCAGAAAGCCTTTGAAAGGGCAAGGGAAGAGGTGAAAAAATTAAGAGAATAA
- the crcB gene encoding fluoride efflux transporter CrcB — protein sequence MNMNLIIIGIGGFFGAILRYLISSYITKFNFPLGTLIVNILGSFILGFIMYFSLYSTINPEYRLFIATGFCGALTTFSTFSYETFLMIEEGLYIKALLNILLNIILCLISIYLGRVLALFLVRV from the coding sequence ATGAATATGAACTTAATAATTATAGGGATTGGTGGATTCTTTGGAGCTATTTTAAGATATTTAATAAGTTCCTATATAACTAAGTTTAACTTCCCACTGGGAACCTTAATAGTGAATATCTTAGGTAGCTTTATCTTGGGCTTTATTATGTACTTCTCTCTCTACTCAACTATAAACCCTGAATATAGATTATTCATAGCCACTGGCTTCTGTGGAGCTTTAACAACCTTCTCAACCTTTTCATATGAAACCTTTCTCATGATAGAGGAAGGACTTTATATAAAAGCTCTTTTAAATATTTTGTTAAATATTATTCTTTGCCTAATCTCTATCTACCTTGGAAGAGTCTTAGCTTTATTCTTGGTGAGAGTGTGA
- a CDS encoding HTH domain-containing protein has protein sequence MIIEKEIEKVIKKKDYDFWTFLEKAYESGVKLDIGHFILLNILIEIPKLYEKLSKEIGEEKSKEIFRNYKIFAKDSNYISGEFLKKYINRKSRVAVHNRIKDLKKLGFEIESKSGAFGGYKIIGFPEWFKK, from the coding sequence ATGATAATAGAGAAGGAGATTGAGAAAGTTATTAAAAAGAAAGATTATGACTTTTGGACATTTCTTGAAAAGGCTTATGAATCAGGGGTTAAATTAGATATAGGCCATTTTATATTATTAAATATTTTAATAGAAATTCCTAAGCTTTATGAAAAACTTTCTAAGGAAATTGGAGAAGAGAAGAGTAAGGAAATTTTTAGAAACTATAAAATTTTTGCTAAAGACTCTAACTACATTTCAGGAGAATTTTTAAAAAAATATATAAATAGAAAAAGTAGGGTTGCTGTACATAATAGAATTAAAGATTTGAAAAAATTAGGCTTTGAAATTGAGAGTAAATCAGGTGCCTTTGGTGGCTATAAAATTATAGGATTTCCAGAATGGTTTAAAAAATAA
- a CDS encoding STT3 domain-containing protein, whose amino-acid sequence MIERVKEFFDKKPWLLTVVIILLLMFLSFQLRAQTADMKFAKNEEIKKLFSDEHGRMYLLALDPYYYLRLTENLYKHGHVGETLKVVDGKLVPYDTCQYAPPGHPVPWEPPVICLVELLIYYIWHSIDPTVTIMNAAFWFPPLLSMLLPIPVFFIVRRITNSNLGALVGSIVIISAPSLLYKTCGGFADTPIFEVLPLLFIVWFIFEAIHNINNSKIVNKELKSFPTLYLIVSIVLVGIVGALLNNLDGEIVVKLAISFYSLSVLLILLGLVYVAKRYLENREIEFEVFLTLALLVTLLAPKMWGAWWYGFDIVSLFLIVYAGIQYFINKSKVKILERLEMKNTVFLAVSYILLSFILLTLVYGINLALSPITSPIGYQKVLSSYSLSVGWPNVFTTVSELAKPNSWNEIFYNAIGSPYIALLGIFGSILSVILLRKEKIGVDIKYSLLLLIWLVVTLYAATKGIRFASLATSPLAIGFGVFIGQMINLLRRGDIFLYIIALPSVIIGLIILIKSYTKIPLILVPTTYVPYMAIGFLVTLAILIVYKLADLIKSKDNKKELFIKVSALLLCISAILPPLAMAVPFSVAPTFNNGWKESLEWIKEETPKNAVITCWWDNGHIYTWTTRKMVTFDGGSQNTPRAYWVGRAFATSNENLSIGILRMLATSGDEAYKENGILWNYTKGNISKIVKILNEILPVKRSEAYKILTEKYKLKESDALKLLNYTHPEHPNPDYLITYNRMTDIAPVWSMFGFWNFSLPSNTPNEKREKGYFLKGICTVRGDIIVSNIKQNPYIYATLVNLSSGKVFSYVIYNNQPVGTINIHKVYIKSGDFVKVIEVNNSGEFSIFVRPDKGISWLSTRNLEDSIYAKLHFLDGYGLKHIKLVKASLDPTNFGIQPGFRVYEVDYGKEYLN is encoded by the coding sequence ATGATAGAGAGGGTTAAGGAATTTTTTGATAAAAAACCTTGGCTTTTGACAGTAGTAATTATCTTGTTACTAATGTTCCTAAGTTTTCAGCTTAGAGCCCAAACTGCAGATATGAAATTTGCCAAAAATGAGGAAATAAAAAAGTTATTTTCAGATGAGCATGGAAGGATGTATCTCTTGGCCTTAGATCCTTATTATTACTTAAGATTAACAGAGAACCTTTATAAGCATGGCCATGTTGGAGAAACTTTAAAAGTTGTTGATGGTAAGCTTGTTCCTTATGACACTTGTCAATATGCTCCTCCAGGCCATCCTGTTCCTTGGGAACCTCCAGTTATATGTTTAGTAGAGCTCTTAATCTATTATATCTGGCATTCAATTGATCCAACAGTAACCATAATGAATGCTGCCTTCTGGTTTCCACCACTGTTAAGTATGCTCCTCCCAATCCCAGTATTCTTTATAGTTAGGAGAATAACTAATAGTAACCTTGGAGCATTGGTTGGTTCAATAGTTATAATTTCAGCCCCTTCCTTACTTTATAAAACCTGTGGAGGATTTGCAGACACTCCAATTTTTGAAGTTCTTCCACTACTCTTTATAGTGTGGTTTATCTTTGAAGCTATCCATAATATCAATAATTCTAAAATAGTAAATAAAGAGCTCAAGTCCTTCCCAACTTTATACCTAATAGTTTCAATTGTATTAGTAGGAATAGTTGGAGCACTGCTTAATAACTTAGATGGAGAGATAGTTGTTAAGTTAGCTATTTCTTTTTACTCATTGTCAGTACTTCTAATCTTATTAGGGTTAGTTTATGTTGCTAAGAGATATTTAGAAAATAGAGAGATAGAGTTTGAAGTCTTCCTAACCTTAGCTTTATTAGTAACTCTCTTAGCCCCAAAAATGTGGGGCGCTTGGTGGTATGGCTTTGATATAGTCTCATTATTCTTAATTGTATATGCTGGAATCCAGTACTTTATAAATAAGAGTAAGGTTAAGATCCTTGAAAGATTGGAGATGAAAAATACTGTCTTCTTAGCAGTTTCTTACATTTTACTATCTTTCATCCTACTAACTTTAGTTTATGGAATTAACTTAGCTCTATCTCCAATAACATCACCAATTGGTTATCAGAAAGTTTTATCCTCCTATTCTTTATCAGTTGGTTGGCCAAATGTATTTACAACTGTTTCTGAGTTAGCTAAGCCAAATTCTTGGAATGAAATTTTCTACAATGCTATTGGCTCTCCATACATAGCACTCTTAGGAATCTTTGGATCCATACTTTCAGTTATCCTACTAAGAAAGGAGAAAATAGGAGTTGATATTAAATACTCTCTACTTCTCCTTATTTGGCTTGTTGTAACTTTATATGCAGCTACAAAGGGGATAAGGTTTGCTTCCTTAGCAACATCTCCATTAGCTATAGGCTTTGGAGTTTTTATAGGGCAGATGATTAATTTACTAAGAAGAGGAGACATCTTCCTCTATATTATAGCCCTTCCTTCTGTTATTATAGGGCTTATTATATTAATTAAAAGCTATACTAAAATTCCTTTAATTTTAGTTCCTACAACTTATGTTCCTTACATGGCCATAGGATTTTTAGTTACTTTAGCTATCTTAATAGTCTATAAGTTAGCTGATTTAATTAAAAGTAAGGATAACAAAAAAGAACTCTTTATAAAAGTCTCAGCTCTACTTCTCTGTATCTCAGCTATCTTACCACCATTAGCTATGGCTGTTCCTTTCTCAGTGGCTCCAACATTTAACAATGGCTGGAAAGAGAGTTTAGAGTGGATCAAGGAAGAGACTCCTAAGAATGCTGTCATAACTTGCTGGTGGGATAATGGACATATCTATACTTGGACAACAAGAAAGATGGTAACTTTTGATGGAGGTTCTCAGAACACTCCAAGAGCTTACTGGGTTGGTAGAGCCTTTGCTACATCAAATGAGAATTTATCAATAGGAATTTTAAGAATGTTAGCTACAAGTGGAGATGAAGCTTATAAAGAGAATGGAATATTGTGGAACTACACTAAAGGAAACATCTCTAAGATTGTTAAAATATTAAATGAAATTCTTCCTGTAAAGAGAAGTGAAGCTTACAAGATATTAACTGAGAAATATAAGTTAAAAGAGAGTGATGCCTTAAAGTTGTTGAACTACACTCATCCAGAACATCCAAATCCTGATTATTTAATAACATACAATAGAATGACTGACATAGCTCCAGTTTGGAGTATGTTTGGCTTCTGGAACTTCTCTTTACCTTCAAATACCCCAAATGAGAAGAGAGAGAAAGGCTATTTCCTTAAGGGAATATGTACAGTAAGAGGAGACATTATTGTAAGTAATATAAAGCAAAACCCATATATTTATGCTACACTGGTAAACTTAAGTAGTGGTAAAGTCTTCAGCTATGTTATTTACAACAACCAACCAGTGGGAACAATAAATATTCACAAAGTCTATATAAAGTCAGGAGACTTTGTTAAGGTGATTGAAGTAAATAACTCTGGAGAATTCTCAATCTTTGTTAGACCAGATAAAGGAATTTCTTGGTTATCAACAAGAAACTTGGAAGATAGTATTTATGCTAAACTCCATTTCTTAGATGGATATGGCTTAAAGCATATTAAATTAGTTAAAGCCTCCTTAGATCCTACAAACTTTGGAATCCAGCCAGGGTTTAGAGTTTATGAAGTTGATTATGGAAAGGAATATTTAAACTAA
- a CDS encoding prefoldin subunit beta — MEIPPQVQAQLMQFQQFQQQLQMIILQKQGVEAELNETKKALEELEKSSAEEVYKLVGGLFVKRKKDEVINELKEKLETLELRLKTLQKQEDKLKEKLEEIQKKLQSVIPAAQ, encoded by the coding sequence TTGGAAATCCCTCCACAAGTTCAAGCTCAACTTATGCAATTTCAGCAGTTTCAGCAGCAATTACAGATGATCATTTTACAGAAGCAGGGAGTTGAAGCTGAGCTAAATGAGACTAAGAAGGCTTTAGAGGAGTTAGAGAAGAGTAGTGCTGAAGAGGTTTATAAGTTAGTTGGTGGCCTATTTGTAAAGAGAAAGAAGGATGAAGTTATAAATGAACTTAAGGAGAAATTGGAAACCTTAGAGTTGAGGTTAAAAACTTTACAAAAGCAGGAGGACAAGTTAAAGGAGAAGTTAGAAGAGATCCAGAAGAAATTACAGAGTGTTATCCCAGCTGCTCAATAA
- a CDS encoding CBS domain-containing protein, with product MKVKDLMDRNFIKIYKDYSVKKTIELFKKKKRFAAPILDDNDKLYGWITTLELLGVKDLDDNICKYMRNKEEVIVVYEDDEAREVVLKFVKYKVVSIPVLNREERVVGMVRHCDIVRTLAQLYEIPVYKIFKSLQKYLGDITWEELMEASAIVTKKMTGEEITPEEYEKRIKNTTFGKAIWSCGGLEKFFIGLIEIGRVALARKVAKRRKT from the coding sequence ATGAAAGTCAAGGACTTAATGGATAGAAACTTTATTAAGATTTATAAAGATTATTCTGTAAAAAAGACCATTGAGTTGTTCAAGAAGAAAAAGAGGTTTGCAGCTCCTATTTTGGATGATAATGATAAGTTATATGGTTGGATCACAACCTTAGAACTTCTTGGAGTTAAAGATTTAGATGATAACATTTGTAAATATATGAGAAACAAGGAAGAGGTTATTGTTGTCTATGAAGATGATGAAGCAAGAGAGGTAGTTTTAAAGTTTGTTAAGTATAAGGTTGTTAGTATTCCAGTATTAAATAGAGAGGAGAGAGTTGTAGGGATGGTTAGACACTGTGACATTGTTAGAACCTTAGCTCAACTTTATGAAATCCCTGTTTATAAAATTTTTAAGAGCTTACAGAAGTATCTTGGAGATATAACTTGGGAAGAGCTTATGGAAGCTTCAGCTATAGTAACTAAAAAGATGACTGGAGAAGAGATAACTCCAGAGGAGTATGAGAAGAGAATTAAAAATACTACCTTTGGAAAGGCTATATGGTCTTGTGGAGGTTTGGAAAAATTTTTCATTGGGTTAATTGAGATAGGTAGAGTAGCATTAGCCAGGAAAGTGGCTAAGAGGAGAAAAACATGA
- a CDS encoding DHH family phosphoesterase yields the protein MELLNYLNRDSYTILCHHNADPDAIASAIALKYLINKYNPNADCKIYADSISKVSKNVLNEINEAIFVESYPKLSDTVFIVDTSSINQLKVNEEELKKREVILIDHHKRTDLADMCKLAIIKEYPSTSEILVDIFRELNIYPPKPVRIALLCGIVYDTKHLKLANAQTFERISYLLKDISFNKILGMLNLESDYSKRTAHLKACSRMVLKEFDGLNIALSHVSSHEASCAKTLVSIGADLAFVVAVRKKEGEIRVSARCRKNVSRYIHLGELMEKIAKKLNGSGGGHSEAGGLNAPYDKKKKKEEVIKEVLNLCYKTFVEEYKKALK from the coding sequence ATGGAGCTATTAAATTATTTGAATAGAGATAGTTATACTATTTTATGCCACCACAATGCTGATCCTGATGCTATTGCAAGTGCCATAGCTTTAAAATATTTAATTAATAAATACAATCCAAATGCAGACTGTAAGATATATGCTGACTCCATAAGTAAGGTTTCAAAGAATGTTTTAAATGAAATTAATGAAGCTATCTTTGTAGAAAGTTATCCTAAGCTGTCTGACACTGTTTTTATAGTTGACACCTCATCAATAAATCAGCTGAAGGTTAATGAGGAAGAGTTGAAGAAGAGAGAGGTTATTTTAATTGATCATCATAAGAGGACTGATCTTGCTGACATGTGTAAGTTAGCCATCATAAAGGAGTATCCTTCAACCTCTGAGATTTTGGTAGACATTTTCAGAGAGTTAAATATATATCCTCCTAAGCCTGTTAGAATAGCTCTTCTCTGTGGTATAGTTTATGACACTAAGCATTTAAAGCTGGCAAATGCCCAAACCTTTGAGAGGATAAGTTATCTCTTAAAAGATATCTCTTTTAACAAAATTTTAGGGATGTTAAATTTAGAGAGTGACTACAGTAAGAGAACAGCCCACTTAAAGGCATGTAGTAGAATGGTCTTAAAAGAGTTTGATGGGCTAAATATAGCTCTCTCTCATGTCAGCTCTCATGAAGCTTCCTGTGCTAAAACCCTTGTCAGCATTGGAGCAGACTTAGCCTTTGTTGTAGCAGTTAGAAAGAAAGAAGGAGAGATAAGGGTTAGTGCAAGATGTAGGAAGAATGTTTCAAGATATATACACTTAGGAGAACTTATGGAGAAGATAGCTAAAAAGCTTAATGGCTCTGGAGGAGGGCATAGTGAAGCTGGTGGGTTGAATGCTCCTTATGATAAGAAAAAGAAGAAGGAAGAGGTTATAAAAGAAGTTTTAAACCTTTGCTACAAAACCTTTGTTGAAGAGTATAAAAAAGCCTTAAAATGA